Part of the Tenacibaculum sp. SZ-18 genome, GGCTTTTTGATAAGCTTTGGATGCGAAATATGCAGGTGCCCCACTATTACCGCGGATGGAAGCAATAGAAGAAATACCAACTAAATGTCCAAATCCTTGTTTCCTGAATACACTAAAGGCTAAATCGTACAACTTAGTTACACCTAACACATTCGTTAAAATAGTTTCATTCTCTTTATCCCAATCTAACTCTAAATTTACATGACCAACACCAGAAGATTGCACTACTAAATCTATTTCTTCAAACTCATCTACAATTTCCCTAAAAACTCTTTCTACTTCGTCAACTTGTTGAATATCATTTTGTTTTATGATAATTTGTTCTGGAAACTTTACTGATAAATCTTCTAGTTTCTCTGCTCGTCTTCCTGTTATAGCTACTTTGTAATTATTCTGAACTAAAACCTCTGTAAGTTGCTTTCCAATTCCAGAAGTTGCTCCAAAAACGATTGCTTTTTTCATTAAATTAGTACTTTTGTTAAAAATACGAAGTTTATCAAAACAATAATATAAAACGATGTTATTTATGTTCGGACTTATAGCCCTAAAAATGTTTACTACTGGAAGAATTATCTTCGCCTGTTTTTTTATTGTTGCCTTTGTTATTCTAATGGTAATCAGTTATAAGAAGGATGCAAAGAACAATAAAAAGCATTATCAAAACTCAGCTTTATATGTTGCTATTGGAATTGCTGTTACCATAGCACTACTGTTTTTATCGAAATTATTAGTAAAGTGATTAAAGAGGTTCAACCTCACTTAATTTCTCGTGATCTAAAACAGTGTAGCCATCTTCATCGATTGTTGAAGACGGTGTATATTTTACATCAGTAACCACTTGAGTAAACTTATACGAAGAAGTTTGATATACCTTTTGACCAAATGACTCCTCGTGGTACTGAACTAAAATATACAAACCAGCATTTAATTTTTTTATTTCTTCATTTGAAAGCTTAAACAAAGGGCTTTTTTCATCAATTCGATGAACTATTGTCCACATAGTAGGTAAATATGTAATCTTCTTTCTTTCTAATTCTAGCACATAGAAACTTCTCTTATACTGTCCTGTTTCGTCTTCTTGATTCATCGAAAGTGTTACCGAAACTTCTGGCTCAATCATTAACGTTTTTCTACTATTCATTAATCTTAACATCAATGCTCTTCCTCCGTTGAAATCTCTTAAAATTAAATTATGACTAAAGCGGATGGCTGCTTTTGGTTTTGAAAATCGTCCATATAACAATCCTGTTATAAAAGAAAAGCTCATCAAACCAATTAACGCTTGGAATGCCGCTATAATATTTGCTGTAATTCCTTTAGGGGCGATTCCACCATAACCAACAGTTGTTAGCGTTTGTGCACTAAAAAAGAAACCATTTAAAAAATCTTGAATTAAATTTCCTTTAGAAGGTGTGATTTGTTCAATTCCAATTATCACATATATAATTCCGAAAAAAACATTCATCAAAGTATAACCGAAAACTACCATAATGAAAAACTTCCACCAGCTTAAACCAATGAAATAAGTATATAAATCATCTATACTTAATGGTCTATTTAAATGCAAAATATTTGTTGTCCCGTTTTTATTAATAATTCCTCTAACATTTTCGGCAGATTTATATCCAAAACCTATATCCTTTGTCTTTTTTGCCATACTTCTCAAGTTTTTCAATTCTTACTTAACAACAAGATTAGGTACTAAATTACTTATTTGTAGGGAAAACCAAAAACATGTCTTATTCTAATTTTGAAGTTGAATTAAAACACCAAACAAATGAAAAATAAATTTTTACTCGCTATTTTAATCTCATTTTGGTTTACAAATGATTTAATCGGACAAAATTCAACACCTGTTGAAAGTAGCTTAGGTTTATCTTATCAATTTTCAACAATCAGTGAAGGATATGATTACGGTATAGGACTTATTGTTAATAATGACCTTGGGGGTAGTTCTGATGGATTTGGTTATATAGCACAATTAACTTATTTGGCTCCTGTAGAAGCCATTGAAGATGTTATTGATTATGCTTTAACCTTTGACGCTTTAATTAAATACGATATTGCAGTAGCTGATGGTTTGGATATTGCACCTACAGCAGGAGTGGGATATTTGACTGTTCAATCTGAAGCAAGTGAAAACGCTGAATTTTACTTTTCAGCAGGAGGAACTCTATCTTATTTCATTTCTGATAGTATTGTCATAGGTTTTGATGTTACGAAACAATTTTTAGAAGGTTCTGATATTACCACAGGAGTTTCAATTAGATTTCAAATTTAAATAATCAAATACTATAATTATGAAAAAAGTAATTAGCCTAAGTCTAGCAACGCTAGTTTCACTTTCCATTTTAAATTGCGGTGGAAGTGATGGTGACCCAGTAGGAGACGGAATTTCTGATCCTGATGAAGTAGCAAATTTAATGAATAATGCTTTGCAATTACCCCCTGGTACTTTTACTGTAGATCCAAGCCAAGTGGAAATTGACGATTCAATTACTATTACAAGTAATAATAATGCAACTATTCCAATAAGCGGCGGACAATCAATGACAAATAATATTTCATTTAATGCTCCGAATGGAAACGTAAATGCTGTTGGAATGAGATTTGGAACTTCTGGACCAATTTATTTTGTACCTATTAACACTCAAGGAAGTACAAATGGAACGGGAAGTTTTGATTTTGGTATGCTTGCCTCAATTTGTAATGACCTATCCAAAATTTGTCATGATATAAAATGTTATGAATTCGCCAGTACATCAGGCGGTCAGATCTCAAGGGCAAATATTAGGGATGTAGCTATGATGTGCGGGAATTGTGATGAGCCTTCTTGTCAAGGTTTAGTTGACCCTTCTGATTGTGGTCTTTCTGGACAAGATGGAAGTCCAAGATTCAATTTAACTTGGAGTGGAGGTTCGGATCTTGATTTATATGTTACTGATCCAAATGGAACGACTATAAGCTACTCAAATGTTGCTTCTTCTAGTGGTGGTAGTTTAGATGTTGATTGTACAGGAAATTGTAGCGGAGGTAACTCAGAGAATATTACTTGGCCAAATGGAGGACCTTCAGGAACCTACAGAGTATGGGTAGATAATTTTTCAGGAGGAACTACCTCTTTTAATATTGTTGTAAGAGACAATGGTAATAATGTTACCAATTTTTCTGGAAGCGTTGGCGCAGGTCAAGAATCTACAAAATGGACCTACAATAAAAACTAATAATTAAAACCGGAAGATTTCCGGTTTTTTTTAACTAGTATTACAACTGTGCAGAAAGCAATCAACAGAGTGATCATTAACCATTCCCGTTGCTTGCATGAACGCGTAAATTACAGTTGAACCAACAAACTTGAATCCTTTTTTCTTTAAATCTTTAGAAATTTTATCTGAAAGTATAGTTTTTGCTGGTACATCCTCACTATTCACAATTGAATTTTTTATCGGTTTTCCATCTACATAATTCCAAATATATTTTGAAAATGACCCGAATTCTTCTTGAATTTTTATAAAAGCTTGTGCATTTGAAATTGTCGCTTTTATCTTTAATTTATTTCTGATTATCCCAGCATTTTCAATTAATTCTAGAAATTTATCATCATCATATTTTGATATCACTTTGTAATCAAACTGGTCAAAAGCCTTTCTAAAATTCTCTCTCTTCTTCAAAATAGTAATCCAACTTAATCCCGCCTGAAAAGTTTCTAATACTAAAAACTCAAACAACGTTTTATCATCATAAACAGGAACTCCCCACTCCTCGTCATGATAAGCTACATATAAAGGATCATCAGTTACCCAACTACAGCGTTTTTTCATTAATAAAATTTTGAATTGAATTTAATAAAAAGAGCCCAAACTTATTTGTATTAAAAAGACTACATTTACGGACTATAGTACAAAACTTATTCTATTATGAAGAAAATTTTCTTTCTGTATATAGCACTAACATCTACTTTTCTTGGTTATTCTCAAGTATTTGATCCTGTTTCTTGGAAAACTAGTATTGAAAAAGTTAACCAGGAAGAAGCTTTTTTAGTAGCCACTGCTACCATTGATAATGGATGGCATCTTTATGGACAGGAAATACCTGCGGGTGGACCAAGACCTACGATTTTTACATTTAAAGCGAACGAAAGTTATGAATTAATTGGAAATACATTAGAGGACTCAGGAATTACCGAAGATGATAAAATCTTCAAAATGAAGATTAAATACTTCGCCTACAAAGCAACTTTTAAACAAAAAATAAAACTACTTAAAAGTGACATAAAAGTTGAAGCAGAAGTTCAGTTTATGGTTTGTGATGACACAAAGTGTTTACCTCCAAAAACTGAAGAACTAATTTTTACACCAGGAACAACAAACGTTGCAAAACAGAATAAAGATAAGGCAGAGCTTAGTAATAATGAAGCAAATAATTTATTGTACGGGATTTCTAATGATGAAATCCAAGAACCTGAAAGTGAAGAAAATTCAAATGGAACTGAAAATTCATCTGACGTAAAAAAGAAAAATGAATCTTCTTCTTTACTTAGTATTTTTGGACTTGGTTTTTTAGGTGGATTGTTAGCATTACTTACTCCGTGTGTGTTCCCTATGATTCCTTTAACTGTAAGTTTCTTTACCAAAAAAGATAGTTCTAAAGGAGCAGGAGTTTCGAAAGCTGTACTATACGGTTTCTTTATTCTTGCCGTATATTTAATTTTAAGTATTCCCTTTCACTTATTGGATTCAATCAATCCTGATATTTTAAATGAAATCTCAACCAACGTATGGCTGAATGTAATCTTTTTTGTTGTATTTGTGTTTTTTGCAGGTTCTTTTTTTGGTTTCTATGAATTAACATTACCTAGCAGCTGGACAAACAAAACAACTGAAGGTGAAAGCTCAGGAGGAATTATTGGAGTTTTTTTCATGGCTTTAACATTAGCAATTGTTTCATTTTCATGTACAGGACCAATATTAGGATCATTATTAGCAGGATCTTTATCTTCTGATGGTGGCGCTTGGCAATTAACTTCAGGAATGGCTGGATTCGGTGTCGCTTTAGGCTTACCTTTCACTTTATTTGCCATGTTTCCTAACATGCTAAAATCTTTACCAAAATCTGGAGGATGGATGACAACCGTAAAAGTTGTTTTAGGTTTCTTAGAACTAGCGCTAGCATTTAAATTCTTATCTAATGCAGA contains:
- a CDS encoding ion channel; amino-acid sequence: MAKKTKDIGFGYKSAENVRGIINKNGTTNILHLNRPLSIDDLYTYFIGLSWWKFFIMVVFGYTLMNVFFGIIYVIIGIEQITPSKGNLIQDFLNGFFFSAQTLTTVGYGGIAPKGITANIIAAFQALIGLMSFSFITGLLYGRFSKPKAAIRFSHNLILRDFNGGRALMLRLMNSRKTLMIEPEVSVTLSMNQEDETGQYKRSFYVLELERKKITYLPTMWTIVHRIDEKSPLFKLSNEEIKKLNAGLYILVQYHEESFGQKVYQTSSYKFTQVVTDVKYTPSSTIDEDGYTVLDHEKLSEVEPL
- a CDS encoding protein-disulfide reductase DsbD family protein — encoded protein: MKKIFFLYIALTSTFLGYSQVFDPVSWKTSIEKVNQEEAFLVATATIDNGWHLYGQEIPAGGPRPTIFTFKANESYELIGNTLEDSGITEDDKIFKMKIKYFAYKATFKQKIKLLKSDIKVEAEVQFMVCDDTKCLPPKTEELIFTPGTTNVAKQNKDKAELSNNEANNLLYGISNDEIQEPESEENSNGTENSSDVKKKNESSSLLSIFGLGFLGGLLALLTPCVFPMIPLTVSFFTKKDSSKGAGVSKAVLYGFFILAVYLILSIPFHLLDSINPDILNEISTNVWLNVIFFVVFVFFAGSFFGFYELTLPSSWTNKTTEGESSGGIIGVFFMALTLAIVSFSCTGPILGSLLAGSLSSDGGAWQLTSGMAGFGVALGLPFTLFAMFPNMLKSLPKSGGWMTTVKVVLGFLELALAFKFLSNADLVAHWNLLKIEPFLIIWIIIFAGLALYLFGKIKFPHDSPMQKIGIPRILIGVVSLAFAIYLATGFRVNKETNTYHSLSLLSGLAPPAGYSIFNKADCPNNLQCFKDLKQGLAYAKQVNKPIMLDFTGYACVNCRKMEEHVWIDDKIDNVLRNDYVLISLYVDDKKELPKEQQIEVNRINGGTRTLKNYGHKWSHFQTVFFKTNTQPYYVLLSSDGKQVLNNPVGYTPNENEYLQWLLDGKERSKNTLNNLFNQSNLLK
- a CDS encoding YfaP family protein, encoding MKKVISLSLATLVSLSILNCGGSDGDPVGDGISDPDEVANLMNNALQLPPGTFTVDPSQVEIDDSITITSNNNATIPISGGQSMTNNISFNAPNGNVNAVGMRFGTSGPIYFVPINTQGSTNGTGSFDFGMLASICNDLSKICHDIKCYEFASTSGGQISRANIRDVAMMCGNCDEPSCQGLVDPSDCGLSGQDGSPRFNLTWSGGSDLDLYVTDPNGTTISYSNVASSSGGSLDVDCTGNCSGGNSENITWPNGGPSGTYRVWVDNFSGGTTSFNIVVRDNGNNVTNFSGSVGAGQESTKWTYNKN
- a CDS encoding DNA-3-methyladenine glycosylase I, translating into MKKRCSWVTDDPLYVAYHDEEWGVPVYDDKTLFEFLVLETFQAGLSWITILKKRENFRKAFDQFDYKVISKYDDDKFLELIENAGIIRNKLKIKATISNAQAFIKIQEEFGSFSKYIWNYVDGKPIKNSIVNSEDVPAKTILSDKISKDLKKKGFKFVGSTVIYAFMQATGMVNDHSVDCFLHSCNTS
- a CDS encoding SDR family NAD(P)-dependent oxidoreductase, with amino-acid sequence MKKAIVFGATSGIGKQLTEVLVQNNYKVAITGRRAEKLEDLSVKFPEQIIIKQNDIQQVDEVERVFREIVDEFEEIDLVVQSSGVGHVNLELDWDKENETILTNVLGVTKLYDLAFSVFRKQGFGHLVGISSIASIRGNSGAPAYFASKAYQKAYLESLYIKTKTITNNRVFITDIRPGFVDTAMALGDGIFWMVSLEKATKQIFKAIKKKKRVAYISKRWAIIAFILKIVPAWLLRKAI